Proteins from a single region of Strix aluco isolate bStrAlu1 chromosome 5, bStrAlu1.hap1, whole genome shotgun sequence:
- the LRRC10 gene encoding leucine-rich repeat-containing protein 10 yields MGNSLKAIVAFVPSDKCQKYLLEDLEEMPVDKMVDLSSRQLRWLPLHICSFRELVKLYLSDNNLNHLPPELEQLQNLQILALDFNNFKALPLVVCTLKQLCILYLGNNKLCSLPLELRLLQNLRTLWIESNCLQCLPEVVCELSLLKTLHAGSNALRTLPAQLRCLQELRTVWLSGNLLSEFPPVLLDMPFLEVIDVDRNSIRFFPSLAHLPGLKLVIYDHNPCRNAPKVAKGVRRVGRWSEETPEPRKRSGAVVEITLNEKLLPPPATKPEPEAKPC; encoded by the coding sequence ATGGGCAACAGTCTGAAAGCCATAGTTGCTTTTGTGCCCTCTGACAAGTGCCAGAAGTACCTCCTGGAAGACCTAGAAGAGATGCCAGTGGATAAAATGGTGGATCTGAGCAGCAGGCAGCTGAGGTGGCTGCCTCTGCACATTTGCTCTTTTAGGGAACTGGTCAAGCTGTACCTGAGTGACAACAACCTGAACCACCTGCCCCCCGAGCTGGAGCAGCTGCAAAACCTGCAGATCCTGGCACTGGACTTCAACAACTTCAAAGCGCTGCCCCTGGTCGTGTGTACGCTGAAGCAGCTGTGCATCCTCTACCTGGGCAACAACAAGCTCTGCAGCCTGCCCCTCGAGCTCCGGCTCCTGCAGAACCTCAGGACCCTCTGGATCGAGTCCAACTGCCTGCAGTGCCTGCCCGAGGTGGTGTGTGAGCTCAGCCTGCTCAAGACCCTGCACGCCGGCTCCAACGCACTGCGCACGCTCCCGGCCCAGCTGCGGTGCCTGCAGGAGCTGCGCACCGTCTGGCTGTCTGGCAACCTGCTGTCCGAGTTCCCCCCTGTGCTCCTGGACATGCCTTTTCTGGAGGTGATTGATGTGGATCGCAACTCCATCCGGTTCTTCCCCAGCCTGGCTCACCTCCCCGGCCTGAAGCTGGTGATATACGACCACAACCCCTGCAGGAACGCGCCCAAAGTGGCCAAAGGGGTGCGCAGGGTGGGGAGATGGTCAGAGGAGACCCCTGAACCCCGCAAGAGGTCCGGGGCGGTGGTAGAAATCACGCTCAATGAGAAACTGTTGCCACCTCCTGCCACCAAGCCCGAGCCAGAAGCCAAGCCCTGCTGA